In the genome of Verrucomicrobiia bacterium, one region contains:
- the rimP gene encoding ribosome maturation factor RimP — translation MNLKERIERPVQEVIEREGFELVELAVADRGHKMLVRVFADRPEGGISIEECARLSRKLSDWFDLENVFPRAYILEVSSPGLDRPLVSRRDFERKVGRAVRVWLSEDGKTGEAAGTLVSVNDEGLFLETAEGEKRFSFETVVKGKEIL, via the coding sequence ATGAATTTAAAGGAAAGGATAGAACGGCCGGTGCAGGAAGTAATAGAAAGGGAGGGGTTCGAACTGGTGGAATTGGCGGTTGCCGACCGGGGGCACAAGATGCTGGTGCGGGTCTTCGCCGACCGGCCGGAGGGGGGAATTTCCATCGAAGAATGCGCCCGCCTTTCGCGGAAACTTTCCGACTGGTTTGATTTGGAAAACGTTTTTCCCCGGGCCTATATTTTGGAGGTTTCCTCCCCCGGACTGGACCGGCCGCTTGTGTCGCGGCGGGATTTTGAGCGCAAGGTCGGACGGGCCGTGCGGGTCTGGCTTTCCGAAGATGGAAAAACCGGCGAGGCGGCCGGAACGCTCGTTTCCGTCAATGACGAGGGGCTTTTTCTCGAGACCGCGGAAGGGGAAAAAAGATTTTCATTTGAAACGGTCGTGAAAGGAAAGGAAATTTTGTAA
- the nusA gene encoding transcription termination factor NusA, with protein sequence MPKKIEKNREPQGVNVAEALSEVVKGRNVEADYVRETLEAGLLSAVKKKYGQADNVTVKVDPKTGRISMSARRRVVEEVLDPGTEISLEELSEKGLKGKLEEEVDVPIEISEFGRNAIGLVKQVLVQKVREAERERVYAEYIGRVNEVVVGSVQQMDKGNVIVNLGRAEGVVPPKEQIPREKYRLGERLRCLVLDVQKAAKGPPVILSRAHPDLLRRLFELEVPEIFEKIIEIKSVAREPGERSKIAVSSADERIDPVGACVGIRGIRVQSIVRELAGERIDVIAWSANPEVYVTRALAPAKVFHITANEAENEMTVVVADDQLSLAIGKQGQNARLAAKLTGWKINVLAESEHEAERKRRQRERIPLFNLEGLSDVMARKLIEMGFETVQLLAAAKAEDLMEIEGIGPKKAEKLIASAREYMEELKKRPAPEEEEEEKEMEVESEEIEEEEEEEEEEEEEEEEEEKKKKAVEPEEANSEEEEKEEK encoded by the coding sequence ATGCCTAAAAAGATTGAGAAAAACCGGGAACCGCAGGGGGTGAACGTCGCCGAGGCCTTGTCGGAGGTGGTCAAGGGCCGGAACGTGGAGGCGGATTATGTCCGCGAGACTTTGGAGGCCGGGCTTTTGTCGGCGGTCAAAAAGAAATACGGACAGGCGGACAACGTCACGGTGAAAGTGGACCCCAAAACCGGCCGGATATCGATGTCCGCCCGCCGCCGTGTGGTGGAGGAGGTTTTGGATCCGGGAACGGAGATCAGCTTGGAAGAATTATCCGAAAAAGGGCTGAAAGGGAAGCTCGAAGAGGAGGTGGACGTTCCCATCGAAATTTCCGAATTCGGGCGGAACGCCATCGGGCTGGTCAAGCAGGTTTTGGTCCAGAAAGTCCGGGAAGCGGAACGGGAACGGGTGTATGCCGAGTACATCGGCCGGGTGAACGAGGTGGTGGTGGGAAGCGTGCAGCAGATGGACAAGGGGAATGTCATCGTCAATTTGGGCCGGGCGGAAGGGGTCGTTCCCCCCAAGGAACAAATCCCGCGGGAGAAATATCGTCTCGGCGAACGGCTGCGCTGTCTGGTTTTGGACGTGCAGAAAGCGGCCAAGGGGCCCCCGGTCATCTTGTCCCGGGCCCATCCGGATTTGTTGCGCCGGCTTTTTGAGCTGGAGGTGCCGGAGATTTTTGAAAAAATCATTGAAATCAAGTCGGTGGCCCGCGAGCCGGGGGAACGCTCCAAAATCGCCGTCTCCTCGGCGGACGAGCGGATCGACCCGGTGGGGGCCTGCGTCGGCATCCGCGGCATCCGGGTGCAGTCCATCGTGCGGGAGCTGGCGGGGGAGCGGATCGACGTCATCGCCTGGTCGGCCAACCCTGAGGTGTATGTGACCCGGGCTCTGGCACCGGCCAAGGTGTTTCACATCACTGCCAACGAGGCGGAAAACGAGATGACCGTGGTGGTGGCGGATGACCAATTGTCCCTGGCTATCGGCAAGCAGGGGCAGAACGCGCGCCTGGCAGCCAAACTGACTGGCTGGAAAATCAACGTTTTGGCGGAGTCCGAACACGAGGCGGAACGGAAGCGTCGGCAAAGGGAACGGATTCCGCTTTTCAACTTGGAAGGGCTTTCCGACGTGATGGCCCGGAAGCTGATCGAGATGGGATTCGAGACCGTGCAGCTTCTGGCCGCGGCGAAGGCCGAGGATTTGATGGAAATCGAAGGAATCGGTCCGAAGAAGGCGGAGAAGCTCATCGCCTCCGCCCGGGAATACATGGAAGAATTGAAAAAACGTCCCGCACCCGAGGAGGAAGAGGAGGAAAAAGAGATGGAAGTGGAATCGGAGGAAATTGAGGAGGAGGAAGAGGAAGAAGAGGAAGAAGAGGAGGAAGAGGAGGAAGAAGAAAAAAAGAAAAAAGCAGTGGAACCGGAAGAAGCAAACTCCGAAGAAGAGGAAAAAGAGGAAAAGTAA
- the infB gene encoding translation initiation factor IF-2: MASLRIYQLAKENNLSADAMMGILAELGFSPKSHMSVATEPMIAAVAERFKKEKEAIKQKEAEKKRKHAEFEKKEREAAVAAAPPPVAVADLEEEVILPKLAKVIETPQKEKIKPRLKGGKPVDRRSVEESFRKTLADLDSQRKVKKHYRRDERGEVAVEAEKVIRVNEFMTVAELAHAMELTAAQVISKCMELGFFATINQRLDLDTIETLALEFGFKTERVKEIGLEKKVEEEVVDLRPRPPVVTIMGHVDHGKTSLLDHIRKTNVIAGESGGITQHIGAYEVQLPGGRITFLDTPGHQAFTAMRARGAQITDIVVLVVAADDAVMPQTIEAIDHAKAAGVPIIVAINKIDLPAANPESIKHQLSKYNLIPEEWGGKTIFVEISAKMGRNVDKLLEMILLQADLLELKANYAGVAQGTVVEARLDKGKGAVLTVLVQKGVLHVGEPFVTGPFSGRVRALLDERGQAVEEAPPSTPVQILGSSGVPQAGDSFLATASEQEARELAARRMRIKREQDFRHLKSLTLEEVYQQVKSGEMKELRIIVKGDVDGSVEALADLLSKIGTSEVKVTVIHKGVGAINENDVLLAAASQAIIVGFHVRPDLRARELAAKEKVDIRLYTVIYEAQEEIKKALEGLLAPEIKEKITGSVEVRQIFKISKVGTVAGCYVQSGAVRRTDKIRIVRDGVVVYDGKLEALKRFKDDAREVAAGFECGIKIENFNDVKVGDILECYELTSVARKLE, from the coding sequence GTGGCGAGCCTTAGGATATATCAATTGGCCAAGGAGAACAATCTTTCCGCCGACGCCATGATGGGGATTTTGGCGGAGCTCGGTTTTTCCCCCAAGAGCCACATGAGCGTGGCCACCGAGCCGATGATCGCCGCCGTTGCGGAGCGCTTCAAAAAGGAGAAGGAAGCGATCAAGCAGAAGGAGGCGGAGAAAAAGCGTAAGCACGCCGAGTTTGAGAAAAAAGAGCGGGAGGCGGCGGTCGCCGCAGCCCCGCCGCCGGTCGCCGTGGCGGATTTGGAGGAGGAAGTCATCCTCCCAAAACTCGCGAAAGTCATTGAGACCCCCCAAAAGGAAAAAATCAAACCGAGGCTGAAGGGGGGGAAGCCGGTGGACCGCCGTTCCGTGGAGGAAAGCTTCCGCAAGACCTTGGCCGATCTGGACAGCCAGCGCAAAGTGAAGAAGCATTACCGCCGGGACGAGCGGGGAGAAGTTGCCGTTGAGGCCGAAAAGGTCATCCGGGTAAACGAGTTTATGACTGTGGCGGAACTGGCGCACGCCATGGAGTTGACCGCCGCGCAGGTGATTTCCAAGTGCATGGAACTGGGATTCTTCGCCACCATCAACCAGCGGCTGGATTTGGACACCATCGAAACTTTGGCCTTGGAGTTCGGTTTCAAGACCGAGCGGGTGAAAGAGATCGGGCTGGAAAAAAAAGTGGAGGAAGAGGTTGTCGACCTACGTCCCCGGCCGCCGGTGGTTACCATCATGGGACACGTGGACCACGGCAAGACCTCGCTTTTAGACCATATCCGTAAAACCAACGTCATCGCCGGGGAATCGGGCGGCATCACCCAGCACATCGGCGCCTATGAAGTGCAGCTTCCGGGGGGACGCATCACCTTTCTGGACACCCCGGGACACCAGGCGTTCACGGCGATGCGGGCGCGCGGGGCGCAAATCACCGACATCGTCGTCTTGGTGGTCGCCGCCGACGACGCCGTGATGCCCCAGACCATCGAGGCGATCGACCACGCCAAGGCGGCGGGGGTTCCCATCATCGTCGCCATCAACAAAATCGATCTGCCCGCGGCCAACCCGGAGTCCATCAAGCACCAGCTTTCCAAATACAACCTAATCCCGGAGGAATGGGGCGGAAAAACCATCTTCGTCGAAATCTCCGCCAAGATGGGCCGGAACGTCGACAAGCTTTTGGAAATGATTCTTTTGCAGGCGGACCTTTTGGAGTTGAAAGCCAACTATGCCGGGGTGGCCCAAGGGACGGTTGTCGAGGCCCGGCTGGACAAGGGGAAAGGGGCGGTCTTGACCGTCCTGGTTCAGAAGGGGGTATTGCATGTCGGCGAGCCGTTCGTCACCGGACCTTTCTCCGGCCGGGTGCGGGCGCTTTTGGATGAACGGGGACAGGCGGTGGAAGAAGCCCCCCCCTCCACGCCTGTGCAGATTCTCGGCTCCAGCGGTGTGCCACAGGCCGGGGATTCCTTCCTCGCCACCGCCTCCGAACAGGAGGCGCGGGAGCTGGCGGCGCGGCGGATGCGGATAAAGCGGGAACAGGATTTCCGTCATTTGAAGTCGCTCACGCTGGAAGAGGTGTACCAGCAGGTCAAGTCCGGCGAGATGAAGGAATTACGGATCATCGTCAAGGGAGACGTGGACGGTTCCGTCGAGGCCCTGGCGGATCTGCTTTCCAAAATAGGAACCTCCGAAGTGAAAGTCACCGTCATTCACAAAGGGGTCGGGGCGATCAACGAAAACGACGTCCTTCTGGCCGCCGCCTCGCAGGCGATCATCGTCGGCTTCCATGTCCGGCCGGATTTGCGGGCGCGGGAGCTGGCGGCCAAGGAGAAAGTGGACATCCGGCTCTACACCGTCATCTATGAAGCCCAGGAGGAAATCAAAAAAGCGCTGGAGGGGCTTTTGGCCCCTGAAATCAAGGAAAAAATCACCGGCTCGGTGGAAGTGCGACAGATTTTCAAAATTTCCAAGGTTGGCACCGTGGCGGGTTGCTACGTCCAATCCGGCGCCGTGCGCCGCACGGACAAAATCCGCATCGTCCGGGACGGTGTGGTCGTCTACGACGGGAAGCTGGAGGCGCTAAAACGTTTCAAGGACGATGCCCGGGAGGTGGCCGCGGGATTCGAATGCGGCATCAAAATCGAAAACTTCAACGACGTGAAAGTCGGCGACATCCTCGAGTGCTACGAGCTAACGTCCGTGGCGCGCAAGCTGGAATAA
- a CDS encoding DUF503 domain-containing protein, with protein sequence MVVGALTLELFLPDNRSLKGKRQILNHLKDQVRNRFNVSVAEVGENDLWQRCRLGVAVVSNERAFADQVLSKVVSFVAEDRRAVLLDYQLEIK encoded by the coding sequence ATGGTGGTCGGCGCCTTGACCCTGGAACTGTTTTTGCCGGACAACCGCTCGCTCAAGGGGAAGCGGCAGATTCTGAACCATTTGAAAGACCAGGTGCGCAACCGCTTCAACGTCTCCGTGGCGGAGGTGGGGGAGAACGACTTGTGGCAGCGCTGCCGGCTGGGGGTGGCGGTGGTTTCCAACGAGCGGGCCTTTGCCGACCAGGTGCTTTCCAAAGTGGTGTCGTTCGTGGCGGAAGACCGGCGGGCGGTTTTGCTCGATTATCAACTCGAAATCAAATAA
- the rbfA gene encoding 30S ribosome-binding factor RbfA, with the protein MAEEFLHALSELLATEVRDAELGFVTLTGAEISPDLKNAVVYYSVLGDANQQEKSARVLGRSAHLLQGMAARQLKLRYTPHLVFRRDESIEKADRIERLLKEIKDERKDGQSG; encoded by the coding sequence GTGGCGGAGGAGTTTCTGCACGCCCTTTCCGAACTTTTGGCAACCGAGGTGCGGGACGCCGAGCTGGGGTTCGTGACCTTGACCGGGGCGGAGATAAGCCCGGATTTGAAAAATGCGGTGGTTTATTACTCCGTCCTGGGGGACGCCAACCAGCAGGAAAAATCGGCGCGGGTTCTGGGACGATCGGCCCATCTCCTGCAGGGAATGGCGGCGCGGCAATTGAAGCTGCGCTACACGCCGCACCTCGTTTTCCGGCGGGACGAATCAATTGAAAAGGCGGACCGGATTGAGCGGCTTTTGAAGGAAATCAAGGATGAGCGTAAAGACGGCCAAAGCGGTTGA
- a CDS encoding bifunctional oligoribonuclease/PAP phosphatase NrnA, which yields MSVKTAKAVEKVLSQAKNILVTSHQDPDGDSVGSQMALIAYLVKKRKKVAAFNQGKMPSKYRFLDPKGVIQEAAEPLPDFVPDAAFVVECPSLRRIGCVQKLLRPETVIVNIDHHPRNEKFGQVNWLDAKASAVGEMIYDFLTAARFKITPGVAEALYTAILTDTGRFRYSSTHPRTLEICAHLMKLGANPQKITEEVYYRISPSDLRLVARVLEGMELHLDNRICFLSIDNRILAETGARFEDTEGIVDYSLFLREVQVGALFKELTPGKTKVSLRSQNGIDISPIAKAFGGGGHPNASGCALSLPMAEAKRTVLEKVSELLQNGRLAGN from the coding sequence ATGAGCGTAAAGACGGCCAAAGCGGTTGAAAAAGTTCTAAGCCAAGCAAAAAACATTTTGGTCACTTCCCACCAGGACCCGGACGGGGATTCGGTCGGTTCGCAGATGGCCCTGATTGCCTATCTGGTGAAAAAAAGGAAAAAGGTGGCGGCGTTCAATCAGGGAAAGATGCCGAGCAAGTACCGGTTTTTGGACCCCAAGGGGGTTATTCAAGAGGCCGCCGAGCCGCTTCCCGACTTCGTTCCGGACGCCGCATTTGTGGTCGAGTGTCCGTCTTTGCGGCGAATCGGCTGCGTGCAGAAACTTTTGCGGCCGGAGACGGTCATCGTCAATATTGACCACCACCCGCGCAACGAAAAATTCGGACAGGTGAACTGGCTGGATGCCAAGGCCTCCGCCGTCGGGGAGATGATTTACGATTTTCTGACAGCCGCCCGCTTCAAAATCACGCCGGGAGTTGCCGAAGCGCTCTACACCGCCATACTGACGGACACCGGCCGCTTCCGCTATTCCTCCACCCATCCCCGCACCTTGGAAATCTGCGCCCATTTGATGAAGCTGGGGGCGAATCCGCAGAAAATAACGGAAGAGGTGTATTACCGGATTTCCCCTTCGGATTTGCGGCTGGTGGCGCGGGTTCTGGAAGGGATGGAGCTCCACTTGGACAACCGGATTTGCTTTCTTTCCATCGACAACCGGATTTTGGCGGAGACCGGGGCGCGCTTTGAGGATACCGAGGGGATTGTGGACTACTCCCTCTTTTTACGCGAAGTGCAGGTCGGAGCGCTTTTCAAGGAACTCACCCCCGGCAAAACGAAGGTGAGCTTGCGCTCGCAGAACGGCATCGACATTTCCCCCATCGCCAAAGCGTTCGGCGGGGGGGGGCACCCCAACGCCTCCGGCTGCGCGCTTTCCCTTCCGATGGCGGAAGCGAAGCGGACGGTTTTGGAAAAAGTTTCCGAGCTTTTGCAAAATGGTCGGCTTGCTGGCAATTAA
- the truB gene encoding tRNA pseudouridine(55) synthase TruB: MVGLLAINKPPGPTSHDVVELVRRKVGGLKAGHAGTLDPQASGVLLVLLDQATKLAPLFIGLAKKYRATFRLGLATDTNDIWGKVLSVVPVPVLNDKEIEKLLSSFVGTIKQRVPAFSAVKSEGKPLYKKARKGEVFETPEKDVTFYSIQLLGWKSPDVELEVACSSGAYIRALARDFGEKAGCGAVMSALMRTEVGPVTLEKGVSLDELDPLNWREHLLYPQDILGVPVLRLLTEPARVRDGKPLFFADFDGLYDLGKGQTVFVKNGSENILAWGKLSESAEFLKKNPAQPAFVYGRVLV; encoded by the coding sequence ATGGTCGGCTTGCTGGCAATTAACAAGCCCCCCGGCCCCACGTCGCACGATGTCGTCGAGCTCGTTCGCCGGAAAGTCGGCGGGCTGAAGGCGGGGCACGCCGGCACGCTCGACCCGCAGGCCTCCGGCGTTCTGCTCGTGCTGCTGGACCAAGCCACCAAGCTGGCCCCTCTTTTCATTGGCTTGGCCAAAAAATACCGGGCGACGTTCCGGCTGGGGTTGGCCACGGATACCAACGACATCTGGGGGAAAGTTCTTTCGGTAGTTCCCGTTCCGGTGTTGAATGACAAGGAAATCGAGAAACTGCTGTCCAGCTTTGTCGGAACGATCAAGCAACGGGTGCCGGCGTTTTCGGCCGTAAAATCAGAGGGGAAACCCTTGTACAAAAAGGCGCGCAAGGGGGAAGTTTTCGAGACGCCGGAAAAGGACGTGACGTTTTACTCCATCCAATTGCTTGGCTGGAAGTCCCCCGATGTTGAATTGGAAGTTGCCTGTTCCTCCGGTGCCTACATCCGGGCCTTGGCGCGGGACTTTGGGGAAAAGGCGGGATGCGGCGCGGTGATGTCCGCCCTGATGCGCACAGAGGTGGGGCCGGTGACGCTGGAGAAGGGCGTTTCCTTGGATGAACTTGACCCGCTGAATTGGAGGGAGCATCTGCTTTACCCGCAGGATATTTTAGGGGTGCCGGTTTTGCGGCTTCTGACCGAACCGGCCCGCGTGCGGGATGGAAAGCCGCTTTTTTTTGCCGATTTTGACGGGCTGTATGATTTGGGAAAGGGACAGACCGTCTTCGTCAAGAACGGAAGCGAAAACATCCTTGCTTGGGGGAAGCTTTCCGAGTCGGCGGAGTTTTTAAAGAAAAACCCGGCCCAGCCGGCGTTTGTGTACGGGCGGGTTCTGGTATGA
- the ribF gene encoding riboflavin biosynthesis protein RibF: MKVYRSLLERSKSACSVTMGSFDGVHRGHQALIGRTIAAATKKEISSLVLTYEPHPRMVLGDPTTVQLLTVLPEKLFLFEKFGLDETLVYPFDQSLVAMEPEEYVERILVDGLGTRHLVVGYDHRFGKGRRGNIALLEKLAAEHSFELEVIEPVRHSSETVKSSSVREFLSSGRFDEAIELLGHPFPIHGEKTKGHGRGKKLGYPTFNLSIPPYKLLPGPGIFAARAVRGTRFLDGMLYIGQSPTFGEGSQSVEINILDGFVELGNEILVLAERFIRPDEKFGSEEALIEKMKTDEKKIRAYFAAQGKVAAAGRKGGEAWP, from the coding sequence ATGAAAGTTTATCGCTCGCTTTTGGAACGTTCCAAGTCGGCCTGTTCGGTCACGATGGGGAGCTTTGACGGGGTTCATCGCGGGCATCAGGCCCTGATTGGACGGACGATTGCAGCCGCAACGAAGAAAGAAATTTCTTCGCTGGTTTTGACTTACGAACCGCACCCGCGGATGGTATTGGGGGACCCAACCACGGTTCAGTTACTCACCGTTTTGCCGGAAAAACTTTTTCTTTTTGAAAAATTCGGGCTGGATGAAACCTTGGTTTATCCGTTCGACCAGTCGCTCGTGGCCATGGAGCCGGAGGAGTATGTCGAGCGCATTCTGGTTGACGGCCTCGGCACGCGGCATTTGGTGGTCGGGTACGACCATCGATTCGGCAAGGGGCGCCGGGGGAACATTGCGCTTCTGGAAAAGTTAGCGGCAGAGCATTCTTTTGAGCTGGAGGTCATCGAGCCGGTACGGCATTCTTCGGAAACGGTCAAAAGCTCCTCCGTCCGTGAGTTTCTTTCCTCCGGACGGTTTGATGAGGCCATCGAACTATTGGGGCATCCCTTTCCCATCCACGGGGAGAAAACCAAGGGGCACGGACGGGGAAAAAAGCTGGGATATCCCACCTTCAACCTTTCCATCCCGCCGTACAAACTTTTGCCGGGGCCCGGCATCTTTGCCGCGCGGGCGGTCCGGGGGACTCGATTTTTGGACGGAATGTTGTATATTGGGCAATCCCCCACCTTCGGGGAGGGCTCCCAGAGCGTTGAAATCAACATCCTGGACGGCTTTGTGGAACTGGGAAATGAAATTTTGGTTTTGGCCGAGCGGTTCATCCGGCCGGATGAGAAATTCGGCTCCGAGGAGGCTTTGATTGAGAAGATGAAAACAGACGAGAAGAAGATACGAGCGTATTTTGCCGCGCAGGGGAAAGTGGCTGCTGCGGGGCGCAAAGGAGGAGAGGCATGGCCATAA
- the rpsO gene encoding 30S ribosomal protein S15: MAITGERKKELVETYRLHDSDTGSPEVQIALLTERINELTEHLGRHKKDFSGRRGLLKLVGQRRRLLDYLRDQDIDAYRNLIEHLNLRK, encoded by the coding sequence ATGGCCATAACAGGAGAACGAAAAAAAGAGCTGGTGGAGACCTACCGGCTGCACGATTCGGACACCGGCTCGCCGGAGGTGCAAATCGCCCTTTTGACCGAGCGAATCAACGAGCTGACCGAGCATCTGGGGCGGCACAAGAAGGATTTTTCCGGCCGGCGGGGGCTTTTGAAACTGGTCGGCCAGCGGCGGCGGCTTTTGGATTACCTGCGGGACCAGGATATCGACGCGTATCGAAATTTGATTGAACACTTGAATTTGAGGAAATAG